The genomic stretch GGGCGCATTCTCTGCACTCAGATAGGCAATAGAACGCCTTAAGAGCCGGTTGCATATAGAAATCACGTAAAATTGGGGCGGCCTTCGGGTCGCCCCATTGCGTGTCAGCTGGTCCCGCACTACGATTCGGTTTGAGCGAGCCGCACACGCAGAGGAGAACTCCAGGTGCCACTTTCACATTTTCGTAGCCTGACGGCGCTGGCCCTGGTTGCCTTTTCGACATCCGGATCTCTTGTAACAGCCCAAAGCGCAGCGGCAGAGGGTCTGGTCGGGGCCTATCTGGCCGGGCGGGCTGCCACCTTTGAAAGCGATTTTTCCACCGCGGCAGAGTATTACACCCGGGCGCTGGTGCGTGATCCCTCCAATCCGTTGTTGATGGAAAACGTGGTGTTTGCCCATCTGGCACTGGGGCAAATGAAACAGGCTCTCCCGGTGGCAGAGCGTCTGTGGCAGAACGAGGTGCGCAGTCAGGCCGCAAATATCGTCATGGTCGGCGGCTTTGCCCTGTCTGATGACTACCAGGCGATCCTGGATCGCAATCTGGAAATCCGCCAGATCCACCCCCTTGTCGACGGGCTGATTGAGGCCTGGGCGCAGATGGGCATAGGCTCTGTTGATAAGGCGATCGAGGTTTTTGATCGCGTCGCAGAGGAAGAGGCGCTGCGCCCCTTTGCAGACTATCACAAGGCGCTGGCCTTGGCGTCGGCGGGCAATTACGGCGGGGCCGAGGCGCTGTTCGCAGCTGATGATGGGCGGCTGACCCGGTTGTCGCGCCGCTCGGCGTTGGCACGGGTCGAAATCCAGTCGCAACTGGGCGAATTTGACCTGGCTCTTGCAACGTTGAATGACAGCTTTGGCGCGGGCAGTGATCCAGCCCTGGATGAAATCCGCGCCCGGTTGCAGGCAAAGGAAGCCCTGGGCTTTTCCATTGCCAGCACCGCCCGCGACGGCATTGCCGAGGTGTTCTTTACCCTGGCGGCAGTGATGAACGGCGAGGCCGCCAATGACTTTGTGCTGATGTATGCCCGTGTTGCCTCGGCCTTGAGCCCGCAACATGTGGATGCGGTGCTGCTCAGCGCAGAACTGCTGGACCAGCTGGGGCGCTATGAGCTGTCGATTGCCACCTACAAACAGGTGCCCAGCGATCACCCGGAATATTACGCCGCCGAAATGGGCCGCGCCGAAGCACTGCGCCGCGCCGCCAAACCGGATGCCGCCGCCGAAGTGCTGGAGCAATTGTTCAGGGATTTCCCTGACTTGCCGCAGATTTCGATCAGTCTTGGCGATCTGTTGCGCCAGCAAGAGGACTACGCCGGCGCCATTGCGGCCTATGATTCTGCGCTGTCCAATATGCCCGAAGAGGCCGGCAGCCGCTGGTTCCTGCACTATGCCCGCGGTATCTCTCATGAGCGGCTGAAAGACTGGCCAAAGGCCGAGGCAGATTTCCGCGCCTCGCTGGCGTTGCAGCCCGACAGTCCGCAGGTGCTGAACTATCTCGGCTATTCGATGATCGAAAAAGAAGACAGCCCGGAAAAGCTGGATGAGGCCCTGGGGATGATTGAACGCGCGGTCGCGGCGCAGCCGAATTCCGGCTATATCGTCGACAGTCTTGGCTGGGTGTTCTACCGCCTTGGCCGCTACACGGAGGCCGTGGCCCATATGGAACGCGCGGTAGAGCTGATGCCGGTGGATCCGGTGGTCAGCGACCACCTGGGCGATGTCTATTGGGCTGTTGGGCGCCAGCGCGAGGCAGAGTTCCAGTGGAAACGCGCCCTGTCTTTCATCAAATCCGGTCGCGGCGATGGTGAGGCAGACCCGGATCGTATCCGCAAAAAACTGGAGCTGGGCCTTGAGGCGGTTCTGGAACTGGAAGGCTCTGCCCCGCTGCAGGTTGCCAATGGCGATTGAGGTCTTTGCGCCGGCCAAGATCAACCTGACCCTGCATGTCACCGGCCAGCGGTCGGATGGCTATCACTTGCTGGATTCGCTGGTGGCCTTTGCCGATCTGGGCGACCGCCTGCGGCTGGAGGCTGGCCCGGATATGGCCATAGATCTGCGCGGCCCCTTTGCCGAGGGTGTCCCACGGGACGGGCGCAATCTGGTCTGGAAGGCGGCGCAGGGGCTTGGCTGGGCTGGTGCCATTCATTTGAACAAACAACTGCCTCATGGGGCGGGGATTGGCGGTGGATCTTCGGATGCGGCCGCCGTACTGAACGCCCTGGCCGCAGAGGGGCTGACAGTGCCGCCAGAGCTGCCGCTGTCCCTGGGGGCTGACCTGCCGGTCTGCATGGTTGCCAGGGGCGCACGGATGCAGGGCATTGGCGAGCAGATCACCCCGGTCTCCCTGCCGGACTTGCCGGCGCTTTTGGTCAATCCTGGGTGCCATGTGCCAACTGGCGCGGTGTTTTCGGGCCTCGCATGGCGTGACAACCCTGCCATGCCGGACGAGATCCCAAGTTTTGAGACGGCGAGAGACTGTGCCGTCTGGCTCAAGGATCAGCGCAATGATTTGGAGATACCGGCGGCTTATGTGGCGCCGGAAATCGACCGGGTTCTTGCTGATCTGCGGTGCACCGGGAATGAAATGCTGTCGCGGATGTCGGGGTCCGGGGCCACCTGCTTTGCGCTTTACCCGACGCTAAAGGCCGCCCACATGGCCGCCTATGAGATCGGCGCCGAACACCCCGACTGGTGGATACAGGCGGTAACGCTGCGCTAGGGGGCTAGAGCTGCAGGTGAATGTGGTCGTCATGGCGCGCCGCCCGACATCCCTGAAACCGGATCTTGTCATCGGCCAGAGTCAGAGACTGCTGTAGGTGTGGCTCGACAAAGATCTTTCCCACGCGTGGATCCCGCGCCAGGGTCTCAATCAGCAGACGATTGCGATCAGGCTCTAATCCATAGGTTTTCCACAGGGGCTGTAGCCGGGCCAGATCCCAGCGCAGGCTGACCCATTGATCCGGGCAGCTGCTGGTGCCCTGTTCAAAGGCAAAATAACCAATTGGGCTGCGGGTTTGACCGGGCAGGTAACGCCCTGCAATATCCGCATAATAAAACGCCAGATCGGCCTTCTCTCCGTCGTCATGGGACAAATGCGGCAGCAGTGGAAACCCAGCGAAGAAGGGAAAGCCCGCATCCAGTACCAGCGTCTGGGTGCCAGGATGGTCCGCCTCGACCTCCGCGGCGGCGTCTTGCAACAGGGCTTTTAGCTCTGGCGTTACGTAGGACCGGTTGGTGGCGCAGTAAAACCAGGATTGCACCTGTAATGGCCCGCGCTCAAAACAGGACAGCGCGGTTCTGCCGGTCATTGGCGCGACCCAGACCGCCAGCACTGCCAGCCCCAGATACAGCCCCGCAAAGGCCAGGAGAGGCCTGCGAAACAGGCGCGACAGCCCCCAGGCAATGCCGCCGAGCTGGGTCAGAGCTGTGAGCAGGACAATGATGCAGCAGTGAAATACAAGGCGCAGCATGGGTCTATAATCCGTCCTAGGGCCGTTTGGTAAGACAAAGCACAGATAAAAACGCCCGCACAGGGGCGGGCGTGGGTGTTGGGTACTTTGGGCCTGGTCTAGTGCAGGCGAGAGACCACATATTCCGCCAGATCATGCAGCATTTGCCGGATTGGGTGGTCGGGCAGCGGGGCGAGGGCCTGTGTTGCCGTCTCGGCCCAGAGCAGCGCATCCTGGCGGGTGGCCTCAAGCGTGGCGTATTTCGCCATCAAGGCCAGGGCCTGTTCCAGATCGCCCTCTTGCTGCTGGCCCTTTTCAATGGTGCGGGTCCAAAAGGCGCGTTCGTCATCGGTGGCCTGGGCCACGGCCTTGATCACTGGCAGGGTCAGCTTGCGCTCGCGGAAATCATCGCCGACGTTTTTACCGGTGGCGGCGCTGTCGCCCTGGTAATCCAGCAGATCGTCGGCAATCTGAAAGGCAATGCCAAGCGCATCGCCATAGTCAAACAGCGCCTTGATCTGCTCCGCCGGGGCCTCTGCTATGACGCCGCCAACTTCGGTGGCTGCCGAAAACAGGGCCGCTGTCTTGCCCCGGACCACCTGCAGATAGACTGCTTCATCGGTGGCCAGGTTGGAGGCGGCAGTCATTTGCAGCACCTCGCCTTCGGCAATGGTGGCCGAGGCATTGGCGAGAATATCCAGAACCCGCAGCGAGCCGGTTTCGACCATCAGCTGAAAACTGCGGGAGAACAGGTAGTCGCCAACCAGAACCGAGCTTTTGTTGTCCCACAGCAGATTGGCGGTGGGTCGGCCACGGCGTTGGCCGCTTTCATCCACCACATCGTCATGCAGCAGCGTTGCGGTGTGGATGAATTCTACCGTTGCTGCCAGTTTGATGTGATGTTCGCCCTCATAACCACAGAGCTGGGCGGCAGCGAGGGTCAGCATGGGGCGCAGGCGTTTGCCACCAGCCCCTACCAGATGCGCCGTGACTTCGGGGATGCGCGGCGCATGTTTTGACGCCATGCGAGTCTGGATCAGTGTGTTCACCGCGTCCATTTCACCGCCCAAGGTGGCGGCGAGCAATTCATGCGGTTTTTGAGTCGTGACTTGATTCATTGCATTCCCGGCTTTCAGGCTCGACAAGATCGTAACCTTGCCCTTAGATCCATCCCCATGAAAGAACTTTTGCGCAGCACCGATCCGACTGTCCTGGCCTTTGCATCCGCCCTTCTTGAGGGTGAGGATATAGACTGCTTTCAGATGGACGTAAATATGAGCATCCTCGAAGGTGGCATTGGGATTTTTCCGCGCCGTCTGATGGTGCGCGAAGACGACTATAAACTGGCCAAGCGCGCGATGCTGGACAACAAGATCCCGCTTGGCAATGACATATGACGCAGGGGGGCGGAGCAGGGCCAAACTCTGATGCGGGCTTTGCCGAGAAAAACCTGTCGCTGAACGATTTTCTGGGCGGCCGGGTGCAGCTGTGGCAACCTCGCGAAGGCTACCGAGCCGGGGTGGATCCGGTGCTTTTGGCCGCTGCGATGCCGGCACGGGCAGGGGAGCGGGTGCTGGAGCTGGGCTGTGGTGGTGGTCAGGCGCTGTTATGTCTTGGCGAACGGGTGCCTGGGCTAGAGCTCACCGGAGTGGAGCTGCAGCCGGACTATGCTGCCCTGGCGCGCCGCAATGCAGCGCACAATGGTCAAACCGTTGAGGTGATCGAGGCCGACCTGGCGGCGCTGCCCAAAGATCTGCGCCAGCGTCAGTTTGACCATGTTCTGGCCAACCCGCCGTATTACCGCGCCGGAGCCCATAGCCCGGCCGAAGATATGGGGCGGCAGATTGCCCTGGGCGGTGATACGCCTTTGCAGATCTGGGTTGAGACCGCAGCCCGTCGGCTGACCTATAAGGGCTATTTGCATATGATCCAGCGCGCCGACCGTTTGCCCGAGATCCTGACCGCCTGTCAGGGGCGTCTTGGCTCGATTGAGGTGTTGCCGCTGGCGCCGCGCCAGGGGCGTCCGGCAGAGCTGGTTTTGCTGCGCGCCCGCAAGGGAGGCCGGGCCGATTTTCGCCTGCACGCGCCGCTGATCCTGCACCAAGGGGCGCGACATCTGGCAGATGTAGAGAGTTATCAGCCTGAAGTGCGGGAAATTCTGCGCGAAGGCGCGGCGCTTTGCTGGCCCGCGGCAAGATAGGTGCGACGCGGTTGTATTGCAAGCTTCCAGGTGGCTTTTTCGGCGCTCTGGGCTCGATTTCACCCATAAAAATATGGCTTCTGGCGAGCTTTGGCCGATATAACAATTTCATGACAAAAACTATGCGTCTGCGGCGTGACAGGGGGCAAAACTTGTGGTCCACTCGTTTCAACCCCGCAGGTTCGGGGTTGTTAGTCTCGCTTTAAAAGGAGGAACGCCATGAGCCTCAGCTCGCATCTTACCGAACTGAAAAAGAAGCATGACCACCTGAGCATGGAAGTGGAGTACGCCCAACGATCCCCCAGTACCGACGGGTTGGAGATTGCCGGGATGAAGAAGCAAAAGCTGAAACTCAAAGAAGAGATTGAGCGTCTGTCAAGCGAAACAGAGACAGCATAAACGCCTATTGGCGCAGGAAATTACCCCGGATATTGCCGCCAGGCACCAGGGGATTTATCCCGAGCTGATATGAGCGATAGAGTTTTCAGGGTTGCCAGATCTGGCAGCCCTTTTATATTGTGGTGGCCGTCGGGTCGGGGCGCAGGATCAGCCGCTTTTGGCGGCGATGGCAGCCCCAGCGGTAATCAGCGCGGCGGCCAGGGCCAAGGCCCAGCTGGGGTCCGCGACGCCGGCCAGAACCAGTACCAGGGTCGACAGCAAAGGCGCTGCATAAGAGCTGGTGCCGAGCATCTGAATGTCGCCCTGCTTGACGCCAATGTCCCAAACATAAAACGCCAGCCCCACGGGTCCTAATCCCAACAACAGGGTCGAGGCCCAGCCAAGTGTACCCTGTGGCCAGACGGTTTCTTCCACTGCAAAATGCAGCGCCCAGGATGCGATGGCAGTGGCGGTGCAAAACACCGAGACTGAACTGGTGGGGGCGGATCCCACCAGCCGCGACAGCACCGAATAGCTTGACCAGGTCAGCGCGCAGAGGAAGGCGAGGATATAGCCGGGCAGGTACTCTGCCTGAAAACCACCGGACCCACCGGTAATAATCGCCGCCGCCCCGGCAAAGCCCAGCAGTGCCCCGATCAGATGCCCTGGCCGTAGGCGCTCGCCGGGCAGAAGGCCGGAAAACAGCACGATCAGCAGCGGCCAAAGATAGGCAATCAGGCCTGCCTCGGCGGCGGAGGCCAGGCGCAGGGCCGAAAAATACAGGGCGTGATAGCCAAATAACCCAAGCGAGCCAAAGGCATAGACCTTCCAGGAGATGTTTCGCAATTGGCCCAGACCACCCGTGCGTAAGGTCCAGATCAGCCCCAGGATGCCGCCGATGGTAAAACAGATCGCATTCAACAGTAGCGGTGGGGTTGGGGCAGAGCCAACTGTCAGCAGCGCCAGCAGCGCCCAGAGCAGAACGGCCACAAACCCAACTGCGGTGGCTGTGGAGCGGGTCATAGTGCGGCGATCTCCTCAACCGGGATAATGGTAAAATCATCGGATATATGCGCGGTTTTTTCGATCTCCGCCAGAAACCAATCGCGAAAAGCTGCGATTTGGGGGCGTTTTTCAGCGCCGGGCAAGCAGAGAAAACGAAATCGGGCCTGGCTTTCGATCGCCAGCTTGAAGGGGGCAACCAGGCGGCCCTCTTGCAGGTCAGAGATAATCATCGGGCGTCGCCCCAGCGCCACCCCCATGCCTGCGACGGCGGCGTTGATGGCATGGTCGGCATTGGAAAAATGGGTGCCATGCAGAGGGGTGTAATCAATCCCGGCGGCGCGGAACCAGGTGGGCCAGTCGCAGGGGGGCTGCAAAAAGTCGATGGAATCATCAAAAATCAGCGGTGCCTGCCGCAGGCTTTCTACGGTGGTGAATTGTTTGGCCAGTTCTGGGGACATTACTGGTGTCAGCCATTCTTTGCGCACCGGTACCGAATACAACCCATCATCTCCGCCATAGCCAAACCTGATCGCCACATCGACGTCATCGCGCGCCAGATCCATATTGCGCAGGGTGGCCGAAAACCTGAGGTCAATTTCGGGATGGGCGCGGGCAAAATCATAGAGGCGCGGCGCCAGCCATTTGGCGGTCAGCGCCGGGCCGGCGGTGACGGTCAGGCTGCTGTTGTCCTGCAACCGCTTGGTTGCCATCCAGGCGGTCGAGAGGGTCTGGAAGCCTTCGGCAGCT from Phaeobacter sp. G2 encodes the following:
- a CDS encoding EamA family transporter, with translation MTRSTATAVGFVAVLLWALLALLTVGSAPTPPLLLNAICFTIGGILGLIWTLRTGGLGQLRNISWKVYAFGSLGLFGYHALYFSALRLASAAEAGLIAYLWPLLIVLFSGLLPGERLRPGHLIGALLGFAGAAAIITGGSGGFQAEYLPGYILAFLCALTWSSYSVLSRLVGSAPTSSVSVFCTATAIASWALHFAVEETVWPQGTLGWASTLLLGLGPVGLAFYVWDIGVKQGDIQMLGTSSYAAPLLSTLVLVLAGVADPSWALALAAALITAGAAIAAKSG
- a CDS encoding tetratricopeptide repeat protein — protein: MPLSHFRSLTALALVAFSTSGSLVTAQSAAAEGLVGAYLAGRAATFESDFSTAAEYYTRALVRDPSNPLLMENVVFAHLALGQMKQALPVAERLWQNEVRSQAANIVMVGGFALSDDYQAILDRNLEIRQIHPLVDGLIEAWAQMGIGSVDKAIEVFDRVAEEEALRPFADYHKALALASAGNYGGAEALFAADDGRLTRLSRRSALARVEIQSQLGEFDLALATLNDSFGAGSDPALDEIRARLQAKEALGFSIASTARDGIAEVFFTLAAVMNGEAANDFVLMYARVASALSPQHVDAVLLSAELLDQLGRYELSIATYKQVPSDHPEYYAAEMGRAEALRRAAKPDAAAEVLEQLFRDFPDLPQISISLGDLLRQQEDYAGAIAAYDSALSNMPEEAGSRWFLHYARGISHERLKDWPKAEADFRASLALQPDSPQVLNYLGYSMIEKEDSPEKLDEALGMIERAVAAQPNSGYIVDSLGWVFYRLGRYTEAVAHMERAVELMPVDPVVSDHLGDVYWAVGRQREAEFQWKRALSFIKSGRGDGEADPDRIRKKLELGLEAVLELEGSAPLQVANGD
- a CDS encoding 4-(cytidine 5'-diphospho)-2-C-methyl-D-erythritol kinase; protein product: MAIEVFAPAKINLTLHVTGQRSDGYHLLDSLVAFADLGDRLRLEAGPDMAIDLRGPFAEGVPRDGRNLVWKAAQGLGWAGAIHLNKQLPHGAGIGGGSSDAAAVLNALAAEGLTVPPELPLSLGADLPVCMVARGARMQGIGEQITPVSLPDLPALLVNPGCHVPTGAVFSGLAWRDNPAMPDEIPSFETARDCAVWLKDQRNDLEIPAAYVAPEIDRVLADLRCTGNEMLSRMSGSGATCFALYPTLKAAHMAAYEIGAEHPDWWIQAVTLR
- a CDS encoding methyltransferase domain-containing protein, with protein sequence MTQGGGAGPNSDAGFAEKNLSLNDFLGGRVQLWQPREGYRAGVDPVLLAAAMPARAGERVLELGCGGGQALLCLGERVPGLELTGVELQPDYAALARRNAAHNGQTVEVIEADLAALPKDLRQRQFDHVLANPPYYRAGAHSPAEDMGRQIALGGDTPLQIWVETAARRLTYKGYLHMIQRADRLPEILTACQGRLGSIEVLPLAPRQGRPAELVLLRARKGGRADFRLHAPLILHQGARHLADVESYQPEVREILREGAALCWPAAR
- a CDS encoding polyprenyl synthetase family protein — translated: MNQVTTQKPHELLAATLGGEMDAVNTLIQTRMASKHAPRIPEVTAHLVGAGGKRLRPMLTLAAAQLCGYEGEHHIKLAATVEFIHTATLLHDDVVDESGQRRGRPTANLLWDNKSSVLVGDYLFSRSFQLMVETGSLRVLDILANASATIAEGEVLQMTAASNLATDEAVYLQVVRGKTAALFSAATEVGGVIAEAPAEQIKALFDYGDALGIAFQIADDLLDYQGDSAATGKNVGDDFRERKLTLPVIKAVAQATDDERAFWTRTIEKGQQQEGDLEQALALMAKYATLEATRQDALLWAETATQALAPLPDHPIRQMLHDLAEYVVSRLH
- a CDS encoding transcriptional regulator GcvA encodes the protein MSDRLPPLTALRAFDAAARHMSFAQAAAELNVTPAALSFQIKSLEEHLGVPLFRRLNRAVELTEAGRTLAPGAAEGFQTLSTAWMATKRLQDNSSLTVTAGPALTAKWLAPRLYDFARAHPEIDLRFSATLRNMDLARDDVDVAIRFGYGGDDGLYSVPVRKEWLTPVMSPELAKQFTTVESLRQAPLIFDDSIDFLQPPCDWPTWFRAAGIDYTPLHGTHFSNADHAINAAVAGMGVALGRRPMIISDLQEGRLVAPFKLAIESQARFRFLCLPGAEKRPQIAAFRDWFLAEIEKTAHISDDFTIIPVEEIAAL
- a CDS encoding DUF465 domain-containing protein, with the protein product MSLSSHLTELKKKHDHLSMEVEYAQRSPSTDGLEIAGMKKQKLKLKEEIERLSSETETA
- a CDS encoding DUF2007 domain-containing protein — protein: MKELLRSTDPTVLAFASALLEGEDIDCFQMDVNMSILEGGIGIFPRRLMVREDDYKLAKRAMLDNKIPLGNDI
- a CDS encoding penicillin-insensitive murein endopeptidase yields the protein MLRLVFHCCIIVLLTALTQLGGIAWGLSRLFRRPLLAFAGLYLGLAVLAVWVAPMTGRTALSCFERGPLQVQSWFYCATNRSYVTPELKALLQDAAAEVEADHPGTQTLVLDAGFPFFAGFPLLPHLSHDDGEKADLAFYYADIAGRYLPGQTRSPIGYFAFEQGTSSCPDQWVSLRWDLARLQPLWKTYGLEPDRNRLLIETLARDPRVGKIFVEPHLQQSLTLADDKIRFQGCRAARHDDHIHLQL